In Burkholderia sp. NRF60-BP8, a single window of DNA contains:
- the gshB gene encoding glutathione synthase — protein sequence MDILFIADPLEHFKIYKDSTYAMMAEAARRGHAVYACEPRHLAWTGSAVEADVRRIAFVGELDDLHRDTWFDAGAVDARRLESFGAVLMRKDPPFDMEYVTSTWLLELAERAGARVFNKAQSIRDHSEKLAIGEFPQFVAPTLVTRDAKRLRAFHAEHGDVILKPLDGMGGMGVFRVKPDGMNLGSIVEMLSHDGTRSVMAQKFIPEIKAGDKRILLIGGEPVPYSLARIPQGSEVRGNLAAGGLGVAQPLTARDREIAATLGPVLASRGLLLVGLDAIGDWLTEVNVTSPTCFREIMEQTGFDVAAMFIDALERAAA from the coding sequence ATGGACATTCTTTTTATCGCCGACCCGCTCGAGCATTTCAAGATCTACAAGGATTCGACCTACGCGATGATGGCGGAGGCCGCCCGGCGCGGGCATGCGGTGTACGCGTGCGAACCGCGCCACCTCGCGTGGACGGGCTCGGCCGTCGAGGCCGACGTGCGGCGCATCGCGTTCGTCGGCGAACTGGACGACCTGCATCGCGACACCTGGTTCGACGCGGGCGCGGTCGATGCGCGCCGTCTCGAATCGTTCGGCGCGGTGCTGATGCGCAAGGATCCGCCGTTCGACATGGAGTACGTGACGTCGACGTGGCTGCTCGAGCTGGCCGAGCGTGCCGGCGCACGCGTGTTCAACAAGGCGCAGTCGATCCGCGATCATTCGGAGAAGCTCGCGATCGGCGAGTTCCCGCAGTTCGTCGCGCCGACGCTCGTCACGCGCGACGCGAAGCGGCTGCGCGCGTTCCACGCCGAGCACGGCGACGTGATCCTGAAGCCGCTCGACGGAATGGGCGGGATGGGCGTGTTCCGCGTGAAGCCGGACGGCATGAACCTCGGTTCGATCGTCGAGATGCTGAGCCACGACGGCACGCGCTCGGTGATGGCGCAGAAGTTCATCCCCGAGATCAAGGCCGGCGACAAGCGCATCCTGCTGATCGGCGGCGAGCCGGTGCCGTATTCGCTCGCGCGGATTCCGCAGGGCAGCGAGGTGCGCGGCAATCTCGCCGCGGGCGGGCTCGGCGTCGCGCAGCCGCTGACGGCCCGCGACCGCGAGATCGCCGCAACGCTCGGGCCCGTGCTCGCGTCGCGCGGGCTGCTGCTGGTCGGCCTCGACGCGATCGGCGACTGGCTGACCGAGGTGAACGTCACGAGCCCGACGTGCTTCCGCGAGATCATGGAGCAGACGGGCTTCGACGTCGCCGCGATGTTCATCGACGCGCTGGAGCGTGCGGCCGCGTAG
- a CDS encoding ammonium transporter, which translates to MRKLLMSLLMAGSLIAAGVGSALADDAASAAAGSAAAASAPAAATSDASAAAAPASTPAADASAAAAAPASGAADASAAASAPAAPAAPTAPFSVDSSKISAGDTAWMLTSTALVLFMTIPGLALFYAGMVRKKNVLATVMQSFAITALITVLWTVVGYSLAFTPGNGFIGGLSRVFLHGMNYIKGDKATTLTVSHLASTIPESVYFVYQMTFAIITPALICGAFADRMKFSAMLVFMTLWSLIVYVPIAHMVWEPTGWLSADGVLDFAGGTVVHINAGIAGLMSCLVLGKRVGYGRESMAPHNLVLTMIGASMLWVGWFGFNAGSAVAADGRAGFAMLTTQVATACAALGWMFAEWIAKGKPSVLGIVSGAVAGLVAITPAAGFVGVAGALVIGIAAGVVCFWSATWLKSKLGYDDSLDAFGVHGVGGILGALLTGVFAVKDIGGMDGSLLLQAKGVLITLVYSGVLSFVLLKLIDLTIGLRVSEEEEREGLDVVLHGEHVE; encoded by the coding sequence ATGCGCAAACTTCTGATGTCCCTGCTGATGGCCGGCTCGCTGATCGCGGCCGGCGTTGGCTCCGCGCTCGCCGACGACGCGGCGTCCGCCGCGGCTGGTTCCGCCGCGGCTGCTTCCGCGCCGGCCGCCGCCACTTCCGACGCATCGGCTGCCGCCGCACCCGCTTCGACGCCGGCCGCCGACGCATCCGCCGCCGCTGCCGCACCCGCTTCGGGCGCGGCCGACGCATCGGCCGCCGCATCCGCGCCGGCCGCCCCGGCGGCGCCCACCGCGCCGTTCTCGGTCGATTCGTCGAAGATCAGCGCGGGCGACACCGCGTGGATGCTCACGTCCACCGCGCTCGTGCTGTTCATGACGATCCCCGGCCTCGCGCTGTTCTACGCGGGCATGGTCCGCAAGAAGAACGTGCTCGCGACCGTGATGCAAAGCTTCGCGATCACCGCGCTGATCACGGTGCTGTGGACGGTGGTCGGCTACAGCCTCGCGTTCACGCCGGGCAACGGCTTCATCGGCGGCCTGTCGCGCGTGTTCCTGCACGGGATGAACTACATCAAGGGCGACAAGGCGACGACGCTGACGGTCAGCCATCTCGCGTCGACGATTCCGGAATCGGTCTACTTCGTCTACCAGATGACGTTCGCGATCATCACGCCGGCGCTGATCTGCGGCGCGTTCGCCGATCGCATGAAGTTCTCGGCGATGCTCGTGTTCATGACGCTCTGGTCGCTGATCGTCTATGTGCCGATCGCGCACATGGTGTGGGAGCCGACCGGCTGGCTGTCGGCGGACGGCGTGCTCGACTTCGCGGGCGGCACCGTCGTGCACATCAACGCCGGTATCGCGGGCCTGATGTCGTGCCTGGTGCTCGGCAAGCGCGTCGGCTACGGGCGCGAATCGATGGCGCCGCACAACCTCGTGCTGACGATGATCGGCGCGTCGATGCTGTGGGTCGGCTGGTTCGGCTTCAACGCGGGTTCCGCGGTCGCGGCCGACGGCCGTGCCGGCTTCGCGATGCTGACGACGCAGGTCGCGACGGCCTGCGCGGCGCTCGGCTGGATGTTTGCCGAATGGATCGCGAAGGGCAAGCCGTCGGTGCTCGGCATCGTGTCGGGCGCGGTCGCGGGTCTGGTGGCGATCACGCCGGCGGCCGGCTTCGTCGGCGTGGCGGGCGCGCTCGTGATCGGTATCGCGGCGGGCGTCGTGTGCTTCTGGTCGGCGACCTGGCTCAAGTCGAAGCTCGGCTACGACGATTCGCTCGACGCGTTCGGCGTGCACGGCGTGGGCGGGATTCTCGGCGCACTGCTGACCGGCGTATTCGCGGTCAAGGACATCGGCGGCATGGACGGCAGCCTGCTGCTGCAGGCGAAGGGCGTGCTGATCACGCTCGTGTACAGCGGCGTGCTGAGCTTCGTGCTGCTGAAGTTGATCGATCTGACGATCGGCTTGCGCGTGTCCGAAGAGGAAGAGCGCGAAGGCCTCGACGTGGTGCTGCACGGCGAGCACGTGGAATAA
- a CDS encoding P-II family nitrogen regulator, which translates to MKLITAIIKPFKLDETREALSALGVSGITVTEVKGFGRQKGHTELYRGAEYVVDFLPKMKIEAAVSDDLVDQAVEAIERAARTGKIGDGKIFVTPIEQVIRIRTGETGADAL; encoded by the coding sequence ATGAAACTCATTACCGCAATCATCAAGCCGTTCAAGCTCGATGAGACGCGCGAAGCGCTGTCGGCGCTCGGCGTCTCGGGCATCACGGTGACGGAGGTCAAAGGGTTCGGGCGCCAGAAGGGGCACACCGAGCTGTACCGCGGCGCCGAATACGTGGTCGATTTCCTGCCGAAGATGAAGATCGAGGCGGCCGTGTCCGACGATCTCGTCGACCAGGCGGTGGAAGCGATCGAGCGGGCCGCACGCACGGGCAAGATCGGCGACGGCAAGATCTTCGTCACGCCGATCGAACAAGTGATCCGGATTCGCACCGGGGAGACAGGCGCGGACGCGCTGTAA
- the gshA gene encoding glutamate--cysteine ligase, with the protein MVPHLVTALNGPLLELEQKILDATPAIERWFRLEWQEHTPPFYCSVDLRNAGFKLAPVDANLFPGAFNNLPSEVLPLAVQAAMAAIEKICPDAKNLLVIPELPTRNAFYLENVARLATIMRQAGLNVRFGSLDPSITDMTPITLADGQKIVLEPLERSQRRLGLKNFDPCSILLNNDLSAGIPAVLENLHEQYLLPPLHAGWAVRRKSTHFACYDDVAKKFAKMVGVDPWMVNPYFAHVEGVDWQAHEGEQALADAIDGVLKKIARKYREYGISEKPYVVVKADAGTAGRGVMTVHDAAEIGRMTKAERAQMAESKAGLAVRDVIVQEGVYTFERVGDEVAEPVVYMIDRYVVGGFYRTHGGRERDQNLNAPGMHYVPLGFEHTALPDAGAKPGAAPPNRFYMYGVVARLSLIASSIELEKTDPEAIQV; encoded by the coding sequence ATGGTTCCCCACCTCGTTACCGCGTTGAACGGTCCGCTGCTCGAACTCGAGCAGAAGATCCTCGACGCGACGCCTGCGATCGAACGCTGGTTCAGGCTCGAATGGCAGGAACACACCCCGCCGTTCTATTGTTCGGTGGACCTGCGCAATGCCGGCTTCAAGCTGGCGCCCGTCGACGCGAACCTGTTTCCCGGCGCCTTCAACAATCTGCCGTCCGAGGTGCTGCCGCTCGCCGTGCAGGCCGCGATGGCCGCGATCGAGAAGATCTGCCCGGACGCGAAGAATCTGCTCGTGATTCCCGAGCTGCCGACCCGCAACGCGTTCTACCTGGAAAACGTCGCGCGCCTCGCGACGATCATGCGCCAGGCCGGCCTGAACGTGCGTTTCGGCTCGCTCGATCCCAGCATCACCGACATGACGCCGATCACGCTGGCCGACGGCCAGAAGATCGTGCTCGAACCGCTCGAGCGTTCGCAGCGCCGCCTCGGCCTGAAGAATTTCGATCCGTGCTCGATCCTGCTGAACAACGACCTGTCGGCCGGCATCCCGGCCGTGCTGGAAAACCTGCACGAACAGTACCTGCTGCCGCCGCTGCACGCGGGCTGGGCCGTGCGCCGCAAGTCGACGCACTTCGCATGCTACGACGACGTCGCGAAGAAGTTCGCGAAGATGGTCGGCGTCGATCCGTGGATGGTGAATCCGTATTTCGCGCACGTGGAAGGCGTCGACTGGCAGGCGCATGAAGGCGAGCAGGCGCTCGCCGACGCGATCGACGGCGTGCTGAAGAAAATCGCGCGCAAGTACCGCGAATACGGGATCAGCGAGAAGCCGTACGTCGTCGTGAAGGCCGACGCGGGCACCGCGGGCCGCGGCGTGATGACCGTGCACGACGCGGCCGAGATCGGCCGCATGACGAAGGCCGAGCGCGCGCAGATGGCCGAATCGAAGGCCGGCCTCGCGGTGCGCGACGTGATCGTGCAGGAAGGCGTCTACACGTTCGAGCGCGTCGGCGACGAGGTGGCCGAGCCGGTCGTGTACATGATCGACCGCTACGTGGTCGGTGGCTTCTACCGCACGCACGGCGGCCGCGAGCGCGACCAGAACCTGAACGCGCCCGGCATGCACTACGTGCCGCTCGGCTTCGAGCACACCGCGCTGCCGGATGCCGGCGCGAAGCCGGGCGCCGCGCCGCCGAACCGTTTCTACATGTACGGCGTCGTCGCGCGGCTGTCGCTGATCGCGTCGTCGATCGAACTGGAAAAGACCGACCCCGAAGCCATCCAGGTGTAA